The Xiphophorus hellerii strain 12219 chromosome 7, Xiphophorus_hellerii-4.1, whole genome shotgun sequence nucleotide sequence agtgtttatgattagtgcctTAGGGTTAACACCACTAACTTTTTTTAAGTATCAGTGCCAAAACCACTGAATATGAAGCAAAAGGAATTGAGACAAAAAAGGTTGGATAATAAACCAGCTTCTGAAAAATCTGcacagtttaaatttttaaagtGTTAGATAATGCATAGCATGATTTTcccatcagaaacaaacttctaagCTGAATTTAATTTTCCATCTAAACCTACAACATTAAATTTTTGGTGGTTCTGAGAGGAAACGAACATGGAAACGGGTAGAATAGTCTAATGGCAAACCTCtgcacattgtttttttttttttaactctctgACTGAACTCCGTTCTCTAATTCTGTCTTTAAAGGACTGACACGTCTTCTGCTGCCTTCGCATCACCAGAGGTTTGAACTAAAGCTGCAGCTCTTAATGCTTGAGCCACAACATGGAGAACAAAAGTCACATGATTCTCGAGGCTCCTCGATAAGACCTTTGGCCGAGGAGAGAGCTGTACGTTGGGGGCAGCCAACTAAAACTAACAGCAAAACTCAAGGCATGAAACCGCTCCAGGTTAAAATACTAAAGGTCCAATTAAAAGATTTcttcaaagaaatcaaaaagttATTGTGTTCATATACAGACAATCAGATTCTTAAACCAGCCTCTGTTTTTCCAACATCTAATGATGCGTTCAGTTTGCCTCGGAAGTCTGGGTTCAGATCTGGAAATGACGTCATGCCCACaatgtgtgtgtctgggtgCAAGTCGGAAAACCAGTGGGATTTTCTAGCTGTTGTGGTAAAGCGCCAGCAAAGCCAGCGGATGCTGAAATCTGAGCTGGAATCCTGACTTTCCCAGTCAGGATTTCAGCTTTAGGGCTTTTGTGACTTTTACAATTGTAAACTTAGAAAAACATCGTCATCTAAAGATTTAGATAAAGCTGATGCGTCTCTCGTGCAGATATCtaaaaattcttcaaataaactgatgttttaaacaacaacaaaattccTTGCCGTTAATGCACCCTCCTTTAGCCAGCAGGACAGCACTAGTGTAGCGGCTTCTTCTAGAAGCTTTCCCATAGAACACAGGAAGTAGGGTTCCCACACACATTTAATGGACGAATCTCAAACATTTGCAAACACAACTTCCTAGACTTCTTAGGCCTTTaggttcattttaaaaatgcaaactgtAAAGTCCATTATGGACGGGATTCATTcacttttcccacagtaaaattaaaacacgCTGCAGGCATTTTCAAGGTTCGTTTTCAAACGTTTCCAGCACCACACTttggagaaagacaaaaaatgcaaatgaactcactattacattatttattacCGATATTAATAATGTGTTGTGATAGTATTCTACATTCTGCAGCAGGCACAAAGCTAACcgaaacataaaatgttatctTTTCAAATGTCTCATACACACGTCTTATTCATCTGGCTGGTAtgagaaagttacaaaaaacaaacaaaaaaaaaacgcaaaaaaaaatttctcgCCAAGTTCTCTGGCATTTAGcaagtagaaataattttggtaattctaaataacctaaaacaagagaaatttagtctgatttaacttcacacagtgagaaaaaaatgtcttattatctttaaatatctggtttaatttagtaaataagACCTTCcaaatttagacttttaaaGAAACGTTAGATTGGACTTTATTACAATACTGCGCAGTTTAGTTTGAATATGCAGCACTTTCAAGGCCTTTATACTGAAATCAAGCattttccaaaccttgaaaatgcctcattgaaattcaagcattttcaaggatttcaagcacccgTACAGTTCTGCATCGATTAACGGCGGACATTTCTACAGAGAGAGGGCAATAAGACTTTTAATCTGTAAGATGAGAAATgaaagagaggaaggaagaaaagtcACACGGAGGACGAGACACAGAGAGACTCTATTCTCTTCAGCTCACAAAAATGGACGCAGACTGGATAGTCCACAGAGGACGGTTGGTTTTGTGACTAACTAACCAACCGTCCTCGACCATAAGATGTGGATCATTATCCTGCAGAAAGAACCACCCATGTGCTCCAACAAGGTTCCCATGGTGTCCGGAAAAGAAACATCATTGCAAACTGCCTCCACCAACCATATTACGGTGATTTTacgaattttacattttttaacatgacTACTACTTGCATGtccgataaataaaactgagctGATATTAACAACGGATATTTATTTCCGTCTAGatgttgtttgtttctgaagaGGGAggaagttgctcatgtggtatttgtttggtcatgtgacggTGATAACTAATATTACTAAATCTCTTGTTACACTATGCAAACATTCAGTCAGCACCGAGGAAGTTTCACTTATCTTTCCAGGCTAAATGCTTGAATTGGCTTCAGAAGCGGGGCTATCTGCTGCCGAAAGGttagtaaaatatatatatatatatatatatatatataatatcaaTAAATACCGGTTATTGGCCATAACAGCAACATCAATCCTccattttactgtattttgacGGATTAGATGTGTGGCTCATTCTGCCTCTGATGAATGACATTCACTTGAGTGCACAATAAAGCAGGTACGGCGTTGTAAGAGTTTAGAGGTTTTTACTGGTGTTGCTGTAAATTTGTCACCTTGGCTGTTGGTGCTTCAGCGAGACGGATGAAGAGTTTGTTGATCCCTGGAATCGGGCTGAAGGAGTAAATGAAGTGACTATCCTGAAATGTTGAAGAGacacaaacaggacaaaaagaaagatgaTTACTACACAGCATAAAAGCTTATGTAAAGAAGCAATTTCTTAGAAAGATTACATTAGGTATATTTCCATAAACTGACCAAATATGGAAACATATCTGTTCAGAGGGTAACTAGTCTTATGAAATTAGCTTGAATAGATTTAGCTGTGATCCATTCAACAACTTCTCAAAGATGATCaagaaagcatttttaaatcctGATGACTATTTTTATCTGATTCTAATTATTTCTACGTAATTATTACAGTTTGCTTGTATAAAAGGTCAAATCTATACAGTGAAAGCTTTTCTTCGAATGAGTTTAATTACACTTTAACTCATTCAAAGTGTAACTTTGAATGTGTTCAAATGCTCAGCTTACTCAGCAGTGTAAGCtgagcattttaaaataatcacaaacGATGTAAGTTGACTAGTTATGTGTAAGTGGAtcatttttgtgaatttattgaATTGTGTCTTtgtgagacaaaaaaataaaaaacattaggGGTGCACCAACTACAGTTTTTTggccacagattttttttttttattctgatttacagtttttcttcattattttattgagaaGTTGCTAATTATAGGGACAAAGTTGGCAatagtggggtgactattgttgaCAAGGAATTTGCAGATGTGACCTTTGTGGATCGAGATAAAATCATTTCCACATGCAAGAACTGGCCGTTTGCCGATCttccaaaattaagaaaatctggCACCGCTAGTTATCACACAGACCGTAATAGGTTTGTTTTCCAATTCCCCGctgttttcacacttttttaaaaaacaaaatctggttCAATCGGCCTCACAATAAAGGAAACAGCAGAATCTGCACCAACCAGGAAAATAGGCAGCTGGAACTTGTCGTTGAGCACCACAGCATGAACACTGCAGGGCCCGCAGAGCCTGGCTATGATCTCATTCAGGAAGTTGGCGTGAAAGATGAAGAGCAGAATGCCTGAACCTGGAGTAGAacggaaaaagaaaagaagaaagatttCAAGTCTACATCAAAAGCAAAATGACAGCGCCTGAACTCATGTAAACTCGGCAGGAGCTTTGTTTTACAAACAGATTTTGTTATATCAGCCAGAACAGAAACCATAGTAACGCTGGAAATCTAAGGACATCAAGATCTTTGATACACACATATATAATGTGCCATAGAATAATACTCATATAggttgaaatgtttcttttagatGCAAATTTcagagaatttattttaaaaaaaaatttcttttaattttatttagtctCCCTCAGCgttgaatttaaaaaagtgacCATTATATggaaggggcagtattatgtgttttccggGCATATCATGACATTGTGTAGAACACgatgtaaatatgtaaatgtaaatatgttacattcagttgttataaaaatgccatatctatcaaatatgacttcaaaagatattttacttcctgatttaacaccttgaaattgggcctctgtctctttaaacacTCCtggtctttctgaaactccggcttcaggaagtcatcacaacatgactcCCCTATTAAgcctttaactttttttttgcactgagaagtagctgctataatgagctcagctcaGTGAACAGTCCCACCATGTGTTTGCTAATTCCTgttgactagtctgaaggagcttagtgggggaggagcttcatcctcaaaggcggagctatgTCCAACTGGGCGTTTTACACagcaaacatgcatgaaagagtcaagtatgtttttgttgaCAGAATAACACTATAACGcgatataaagctaaaaaaggtTGACTGTACATAACACTGcccatttaataaaacaaataaaagagtTTCACCTTCTGGTTGTGGCTGTGCCTTGTAGAGAAACTCCATAGAAAAGTCGGGTCCCTCACAAAGCCTGTGGCAAGCCAGAGGGAACACCCGCTCTAAAACCACCAGGCGGGACTCAAAGTACGCTCGGATGGTCTCCTCTGCCACACTGGACAGCCTGAaggacagaaacataaacaaaaagtcGGTTTACTCTACTGTTGAATGGCATGCGACATGTATCAAACAGATTACTCCATCCTATATGCAGGATGACTTTATAGACTCaataatgttaacatttttctaaatattcctccagaatacatttttcttaaagaCTGTAAATGCTAAGCTTTTAATAAAGAAGAGCGATCATGAAACCTGAAAGTAGCACTTACTTGTTGATGTGGTCCTTGACGAGGTCGCACACCATCAGGTTGTTGCTGAAATTGGCAAAATACAAAGCATTGTTCTTGTGCTTTGACAGGATGTTGCAGTCTGCTCCGTACTCCAGCAGGAGGCGCACTATGTCAGCATTCCCTCTTTTGCAggcctgaaacagaaaaaaaattcaaaagtggAGAGAAGAGATTAGGTTCCTCTGATTCATTTGAACAAGAGGTCTGTAGgtcaaataaatctaaataaattgtGTTATTGCTAACATTAATATTGCCTgaaaatattaccaaaaaaagctatttttaaaattaaagctatgaacatttatttgaaagttaTGCCGAATGTAAAAGACatattaaaacatatatataacTGCATaacatatattaaaatattatattaatatataatatacttTGTAAATAGTGGCCCTAATaccccaccccccaaaaaataacatttgtacatttcacatatttacaagAACCTCTGATGTCAAAAAGTCATATCTTTCATAATTAAAAGgcatacattttttatatttaagcaAGGATATTCTCTGACAATATAGTCAGAAAtttcaaagaagaaaatctcAGCTGCTTGAGATTATAAAGTCATTTGCTACACAAAATGCCCAAAATGCTCTGAAATTGAAGTAGCAAATGTAGAGGATGTCCATAGCTTAAagatatatataaagaaaaagaaaaatgaatgcaAGAAATATACCAGCCAACTGCTTACTGAATCCAGGCACTTTTTTGCAATTGTGCCTCTGCACAAAACGACATTGTGACAACTGAGATTTGGAATATTCTGCAGCTGCTTACTTTCATCAGCGCCGTTTCTCCTCCCAGCGTTTGAGCATTGACGTAGGAACCGGCCTCCAGCAGCATAGCAACAGTGGTCAAAAAATTCTGCCAGGAAAGACAGATAAAGTTGTGAGATTTTGTCTGTCCAGGATTCCAAagataattaaatgtttttttttttttgttgacccAGCTTGCGTGATGGATACCTTTTCAGCGGCGTGCATCAACGCCGTGGTGCCGTTCTTCTGTCTGGCGTTGACCCTCACTCCCTTCCTTATTAGCAACCTGAGGATGTCATCCTGGCCCCCCGCTGCAGCCAGCATGCACAGGGACATGCCACTCACGTCCTGTGGACAAACAGGAAATGGCAACGGctttaaaacacagaattaaGTAGGAGTATCTACTGGACCAAagtaaaatggagaaaaattcttaaaatctaaatctattTTAAACTACTTTTACACTGCACCAGATACACAAGTACAtcaatttaaatctaaatattatgagaaataaatatgGAAGCGCCATAAATGCTAAAGTTAATTAAAACACACAACTCCAAATTGCACCAATAtccattttctgacttttcaaatTGGTATTTGAGACTATATTAGCACgattgtgtgtgtgtccctCTTATCAAAAAACTTAACTCGTGAACCAACGCAGGTTGGAAAATATATACCACCCAAAAGCAAACGTTAGTGTACAAAATCccttccaaaaataatttttttcacaatacaCATTATCAAGCCCAGAAGTATTTTATTAGAAGTGATAAGTTCcttacagtaaaacattaacTGAAGCTACATACAAGTAAACAGGATGAACAAGCAACAAGTGTTTTTTACAGTAACATTgcatacaaacaaaaacttccACAAAGCTAttcacgtaaaaaaaaaaaagcctaaaaaaaCCCCAGATAATAAATTCTTACCACACCATAAAGCTCCACATCCTACTAACCTTTGCTACTGTATCTGACTTCAAAGCACCCCTTCagccaaactgaaacatctgacAGCGACTCTAATGACTTTGGTATGAGAACGTGAACACAGGTTCAACTTAGGTTCACTAGCAGCTACTCAGGCTAGAAAAAAAGTCTCTGTAACAGGCGTGTAATGCTTAGTTCTTAGAAGAAAGTTCTCTCTCTTCAACTTAGTGAGAACAAAAATGACCATCAGgatgtttttaactttgaaaaaaGTATCTATACAACACAATCTAAATAGCATATGCCTTGTTGAATgtacaaaggaaaataaataaaatttgtattgAACTTTAACAAAATTCTCCTTCTTTcctgctgtctttttttttttttagcgcaAGCAATTGGACTCAATACTCAACCATACTGTAACTTCCACATATTAGGAAATTAAACTTTTCAGCCACTTTCTTTCAGGCACATTGATAACATCAATccaaaaatagttaaaataacaCACCATTtctcagcaaaacaaacaaacaagaaaatcttAATGTCAAGATCAAAATTTGCATAATTGATGTGATCTTGGGTGGATAGaaggattaaaacaaaatacaccaCAGTAAGGCAGCTGGATCTTAGCAAGTACAGATTAATGGTAAACATCCAGTAACTCAAAGTAGTGTCAATCAAGCacaataaaatgttgtaaaCAGTCGCTTTTTAgtgttacaaaatattttgtaatacaaatgggtacaaaaaaaaactaccgcAACTAATCAATGACATAATCCTCTTTAAAATCCGCTAAAGAACTGTCCATGTCTTAGTGAAAAGTGTACAAGACAAATTCTATGCTGTAGTGTTACAAGAAAGTTGATAAAAACCTACCTACAGTATCGGCTACTGGTTGAAGACATGATATAGTAATGATACACAACAAGGTACACCTCTCACATTAGCTGGGTTGAATGCAAGGATTctctaaaaggttttctgttaaataaaatacataaaatgctACTAAAAACAGtacaacaggaaacaaaaaggaCCTACATGCAAGCCAATTCTCAGTCAGAAATCACTcttcaaatatatttaagaGTTGGATCCTTTGGATATTCGGTCACAGGATTTACCgaataaagtgaaaaatgtcTCAAGCCACTGGCTTTCCGTGGTTGGTAGAAATCTGCAAATCCTTGTCCAATAAAATTTGCATTCCACACCAATGTATAAATTGATATGCATTACGGATGAGCAACAAAACACTAGTAGTGTCTCATTTGAGcatgtcatatttaaaaattttcttaaaCCGAGTGAGGTTACAGAACAATCATTCTTCCTTTCCCACATCTGGGAATATTCATGCAATAAAGAAGATTCTTTCATTGGATTTTGAAAACATAAGGacctaaaaatataaatatagccGGTAGAACGTCAGGACTGTCtgaaaatgcaagaataaacataaaacaacaagtGAGATCACGGCAAACAGGCTTTGTTGACGAcacaaatttagcttttttttttttttctttccccactcCAATCAGATTGAGGTTAAAGCCACAGACCTCTCATGTTCTCACATTGTTTTTGTGCAAGTCTAGTCAAATTATTTACAGGGAAAGATACACGGGACCATCCCACTCATTGCTCGAAGTCTGAGTCTCTGGTTCGGGTGGTCTATCCTGTTTGGAAGCAACTGCATGACCTCTTCTTTTTAGTGACTGAATAGAGTTATgtacaaaatatttcacttccCTCCATGTTCTGGTGTTCAGTGCCGGTTCGGCAGCTAAACATCTATCGCATTCCTTTTTCCCCGGCACCTTCGCCAACTGACAAAAGTCTCCAAATTGCCGTCTCACTGCTGCCTGTTCCTCCTCGCTCCATAAacgtttgtttcttttttgaggCTTCACGCCCGGAGGGGCTCGTTTTTTCACAGAAGAAACCGGTGCGCTTTCCTGTGCCACCGGCGCACTTTCAGAAAAGGCATGTTCATGGATTGAAGGGACAACCTGCGCAGTTGTGTGGACCCTTGTAGGGCTGGTGTGGTAGGGCGGGGTACTTGAATGGTCAAGAGGAGAGAACGAAGACATGACAGGCCTACTTCTGTCATTTAGCGTGGAGAATGCAGAAATCATTGGTGCACTTAGAGTATTCAACTGTGTATATGTAGGAACCATTGAAGTACATGGGGTATTAAAATGTGTATAGGAAGGAATCAGTGGAGAGTTTGTAGTTTCCAGTGGGGTATACACTGATGACTGCAACATACCTGTAGTATTTTGTCCATAAAAAGACGACATGGACAGGCTATGGTTGTTCTCTGATGCGTATACAGAAGACATTAAGGTATTTGTAGTGTGGTGTGGGGTAAACGTAGGAACCACTTGAGTATCAGTGGCGTTTAGTGGTGTGAAGTTTGAAATCAATGGCTGACTTGTGTGGATCATATTTGTATTTGAAGAACAAAATGGCGTATAACTAGCATTAATCTCCTGGGAGAATGGTGATGATTCCCTTATGTTTGCCGAAGGTGGCATTGTCATACAACAGTTTAAGCTACTTTCTTGCAAGTGATCTGGATTCACGGTTGTCATCGTACAAACACTTATCTCCTCCACATCAGAGTTTACGGTTTGGTCTGGAGTTTTGGAACTCTTTGTATTCAAAACGCCTTTATTCCCATCAGACCTCAGCTGGTTATTTCTCCTACGCATTGTTTGCAATGTGTTGTGGACATAGTTTTTAACGTCCGTCCAAGACCTTCCTCCAAGATCTGGCTCAGCTGCTATGCAGGCATTGCATGCTTTTTTGCCTGGAACTTTCATCCTCGTGATGAATTCATTCAAGTAGCGTTTGACAGCCATCTGTTCCTTCTCACTCCAGGgtcttctttttaaaagctgctttgGTCGGGTTCCTAAAAAAATAAGAGTAtaaggaattatttttgttaaaaagagaaaataaacaaaaatagaaacctTACATGTATTCAACTGTTTTACCTTACAAGCCTAATGACAAAAGGTCCCAAATGTGTGCAAACAACTTAAAAGTTCAGCGTTCTCcttttttgaaaactttgatctgaaagatcctgTTATTTACCTGACAAACATGAATTGAATATAGGTTGTTCTACTAATATAAGCCATCTCTCTTTTCAGGGTTGAACAAAAAACGTAATGAGCATTCTTCAGGGGGCAACCTTTTGGACCCTAATGCAGAAAAAAGGCATAGCATCTTCCCTCTAAGGTAAGAAGTTGGTGACTGGTGTGAGCGTGTTTTTGAGAGATTGTACTGGGGTAGTTCAACTATTACAAATAGTCTGTTTTTGTAGGAACCCAATATTGTAAACATGAGCctcttgttttaaatcaaacttaaatgttgtcttaatttaatataaactgAAGAAACTCTTTTTGTCACTATGGCagaaatttagaaattaaagcaaaatagaTTAATGTATAACCAAAAAGAAAGAGTGAACAAATCATACGTACCATCTTTTGTAGTGCTCGGCCGACTTGTTGGCATTGTTCTATCCATTTTCAGCAGTTCTCTGCTGATTTCCTCCAGTAGTGTTGCATTTTGAGAAAGGCTGTAACATTCTTGGCTACTCTTTCCCAACATCTTTGCTACTTGGTCCAGTTCCTGTTGACTGAGGCTCATCAGCTGCCAGCAGGTGGAAATTTGCTCTCTTCCAGATGAGGACAGAAGTGCTTCTGAATTTTTAACGCCACACTCAACTGCAGCTCTTCGAAAACAATCCAATCCTCTTATGAAAGAGGGCCCTTCCGACCTTGCAAACAGGTACGGGTTAGTTTTGGAGACGCCTGCTTGCTCTCTGTTCTCAACAAGCAAGTCAATTGATGAAACCATCCTGTCTGTTAACAGAACCAGCATGTTTCGTCCATACTGGCCTTCAAGTTCCAGTCTTGTAAAACTGGAACGAAGTTCCAACTCCAGCTTTGTGCTTTTCCTAACTTGATCCGCAGAGAGAATACATGTGCCTCCACTCATCCTCTGAGAGTAGGTTTTCAGAAGAAGCCTTCCAATATTCCCCACTCTTCCCCTGTTAAAAAGACACAGGTTTGCCAATGTGGCTTCACCTAGCTTCTTCCATGTCGACATGCTGGCGTTGTCTTTTAAGTCCTTCCTtgcttcttcctcttctcctgTAATAAATCTGTGGAGTTTTATCAAATCTTCAGTCACAGTTGACTTGTCGACATCCACTTTTTTGGTTTCTTGCTTTAAAGAACAGGCAAGTGCTTTGCGAGAAAAACAGTAGGCCCATTTCGTGTCAAGTAGTTCGATAAATTTTTTCAATTCACCCTCCGTTTCACTGTCCTCCGTCATGCGACTTTCTCCAAATGCTATCTCTGCTGCGCGCTTTAGAGAGTAGCCAATCTTTGAAACAAGGGAAATCGTTTTAAACTTACTAGATGTTGGGTCGAAGCCACTAATTTTTTTGACCCCCTCAACAGCTAATTCAAACTTAGATGGTAGACATATTTCGTGAAGGTACTTCACAGTCTTGTCCAGCTCACTCACAGCAAGAACAAACCTACCCAACTCTCTCATCTTTTGTGCAATGTAGGCAAACTGAGACTTATCATGATCATACTTGACAGACAAGGTATTGCCATATTTACAAATAAGTGGGTCCAACTGGATATGTCTTGAAATGTCATCTTGATGCATGATTTGAATGATTTCTTTGCAGCTTCCAGTTAAGAACTCCGACATTGGAAGTAGATCGGAGACAGAATTGAAACTGTTGGATCGGTTTGTCTTTTCGGAAGATTTCTGCTCTCCCTTTCTAATCTTACATGTTCGCTCATGGCTCCATAAATCAGCTTTGCGATAAAATGCAAGACAGTGCTGGCAGGGCAAGAAGTCACGCACAGATACGGCTGGTTTCTTCAGCTGCTTCTTAGTCACAATTTCTCCCTCACCACTGTTAGAAACGTCACAATTCTCGTAAATTCCTTTATGGCGAATCTGGTCCAGCATGGTCTGTCTTACTTTGGAACCTTTGGGAAAGTGCATGGCATGGGCAACATCTGGTTCTTCTGCATGCTTACTTTCCAAGTGCTTTGTGATTTGAGTAAAATAACTTTCGCAAAACACGCACAAGTGTTTCTTGtaagtttcctttttttctttaaccacAACGATGGGTTTTGTTTCAACCACTTGCTTGTGGGTCCTTAGACTTGATCGCGTCGGTATCATGCTCTCGGCTGTTTTTCTCCTTCGAAGCCATCGTGTTTTAACCGTCTCTTCTCCGTCAGACTTTGTAAGTGCTTGATCCAAACCATCAACATTTTCCAACATTGCACCGTCCGTGTGCTCATCTGAGTCTTTCCCTTCTTCGGCAGCTTTAATTTTACTTGCTTTGTGCTTTTGTCGAGTTCCGTCGTCTACCTGCTTTAACCTCTTGTCTGCATTTTTGgttaaatctaaattaataGTGTTCAGAGTCATTTGGGTTGATAATGCACTGTTTGTGTCATCTGAGATCTTCTGTTCCTCTCCTTGACTTTTCTGTGTGATTGAAGTTTTACGTAATGTATTCTTGGATTTAGTTTTATTGCTTCCACCCCGTAGTTTACGTTTATGTTTCTTCGCTGTTAATTTCTCAGCGTTTGTGCTAGTTTGGAAGCTTGAAATTCTACTGTCACTCTGCGGACCATCCATATCTTGTGGGATATTCTCCTTTGCTGCTgcctctttatttcttttagcttCAATCAAGTTCCTCTCTCCTTCATATGATCTCTTCTCATCAATAGTACTTGCCtgcaaaaaaagagtaaatgtaAGACTTCTTGCCAAATCAGACCCCACAAATATTTGAATTGAAtggaaaatatatgttttagaTGTAACTAATTAAGGGAAAGGAGTAGAGGCTGAGGGGTTTTCTGAATTTTGGCAAATATGATGGTGACTTTGTTAGTTCTGATATTAATTTTGCAATTCTGCTACCCATCTTTCGatgttcctttttcttttaacacttgCACCTTGGCAATGCCCCATTAGGACTCGGGCTCATTCAAACAGAGCTCAAAGTGATCGCTTTTTAACCCAACATCTGCACCAGCAACCCAAATCTTTAGTACAAAAACCACATGTGACCCATTTAAGAACATTTAATGGCTTTATTGGATCAAGCAGAGCTTTAACATAAATGTCTAGGCAAGTCAGGATGGGGGTGTCAGATGAAATGCTTCATGAAGTGAACAAAAATGTGCACTCATGCTAAATCCGCATGCATGGtttatgactaaaaaaaaactatttaactTTGAATACCAGTGTTACAGAATAAACTGGCAATTTAACAAAGTGTGTCACTGATGTGGCCATAGCAGCTAACAGTGCATGAACTGGCTCTTCAGGGTTACAAAACAATAGGCACACTTTAGGAGTGTCCTGCCAGTCAGTTACGCTCATATTTTAGCTAagtttttcttaactttttaaaatagtcttactcaaataaaatacaaataaa carries:
- the mphosph8 gene encoding M-phase phosphoprotein 8 isoform X2, which codes for MYGRGINLRRVLPFFAVNKQLEDNTQSTWTGRSISKQASTIDEKRSYEGERNLIEAKRNKEAAAKENIPQDMDGPQSDSRISSFQTSTNAEKLTAKKHKRKLRGGSNKTKSKNTLRKTSITQKSQGEEQKISDDTNSALSTQMTLNTINLDLTKNADKRLKQVDDGTRQKHKASKIKAAEEGKDSDEHTDGAMLENVDGLDQALTKSDGEETVKTRWLRRRKTAESMIPTRSSLRTHKQVVETKPIVVVKEKKETYKKHLCVFCESYFTQITKHLESKHAEEPDVAHAMHFPKGSKVRQTMLDQIRHKGIYENCDVSNSGEGEIVTKKQLKKPAVSVRDFLPCQHCLAFYRKADLWSHERTCKIRKGEQKSSEKTNRSNSFNSVSDLLPMSEFLTGSCKEIIQIMHQDDISRHIQLDPLICKYGNTLSVKYDHDKSQFAYIAQKMRELGRFVLAVSELDKTVKYLHEICLPSKFELAVEGVKKISGFDPTSSKFKTISLVSKIGYSLKRAAEIAFGESRMTEDSETEGELKKFIELLDTKWAYCFSRKALACSLKQETKKVDVDKSTVTEDLIKLHRFITGEEEEARKDLKDNASMSTWKKLGEATLANLCLFNRGRVGNIGRLLLKTYSQRMSGGTCILSADQVRKSTKLELELRSSFTRLELEGQYGRNMLVLLTDRMVSSIDLLVENREQAGVSKTNPYLFARSEGPSFIRGLDCFRRAAVECGVKNSEALLSSSGREQISTCWQLMSLSQQELDQVAKMLGKSSQECYSLSQNATLLEEISRELLKMDRTMPTSRPSTTKDGTRPKQLLKRRPWSEKEQMAVKRYLNEFITRMKVPGKKACNACIAAEPDLGGRSWTDVKNYVHNTLQTMRRRNNQLRSDGNKGVLNTKSSKTPDQTVNSDVEEISVCTMTTVNPDHLQESSLNCCMTMPPSANIRESSPFSQEINASYTPFCSSNTNMIHTSQPLISNFTPLNATDTQVVPTFTPHHTTNTLMSSVYASENNHSLSMSSFYGQNTTGMLQSSVYTPLETTNSPLIPSYTHFNTPCTSMVPTYTQLNTLSAPMISAFSTLNDRSRPVMSSFSPLDHSSTPPYHTSPTRVHTTAQVVPSIHEHAFSESAPVAQESAPVSSVKKRAPPGVKPQKRNKRLWSEEEQAAVRRQFGDFCQLAKVPGKKECDRCLAAEPALNTRTWREVKYFVHNSIQSLKRRGHAVASKQDRPPEPETQTSSNEWDGPVYLSL